One stretch of bacterium DNA includes these proteins:
- a CDS encoding YciI family protein: MLLAAEGLLPSSKGFRIKSSGGKLTVTDGPFAETKELIAGYALVQAKSKQEAMQLAQRFWEIHGDGEGEVRQVAER, from the coding sequence GTGCTGCTCGCAGCCGAGGGCCTGCTTCCGAGTTCGAAGGGTTTCCGCATAAAATCGTCTGGAGGGAAGCTGACCGTGACCGACGGGCCATTTGCCGAAACAAAGGAGTTGATCGCCGGCTACGCGCTGGTGCAGGCGAAGTCGAAGCAAGAAGCGATGCAATTGGCGCAGCGCTTCTGGGAGATTCATGGGGATGGTGAAGGCGAGGTTCGCCAGGTCGCGGAAAGGTAG
- a CDS encoding AAC(3)-I family aminoglycoside N-acetyltransferase translates to MEYTYKILADTDVPLLKNLLTVFGEAFGEPDTYQSAVPSEQYLQALLGEPHVVALVALDGETVIGGLVAYELQKFEQERKEIYIYDLAVSAAHRRKGVATNLIRELQRAARERGAYVIFVQADQGDIPAIRLYQSLGKREDVHHFDIPV, encoded by the coding sequence ATGGAATACACCTACAAAATTCTTGCTGACACCGATGTGCCGCTGCTCAAGAATCTTCTCACGGTTTTCGGCGAGGCATTTGGTGAGCCGGATACTTATCAAAGCGCTGTACCAAGCGAGCAATACCTGCAAGCGCTGCTGGGCGAGCCACACGTTGTCGCGCTTGTCGCTCTCGATGGCGAAACCGTCATCGGCGGACTGGTCGCCTATGAACTCCAAAAATTCGAGCAAGAACGAAAAGAAATTTACATTTACGACCTTGCCGTCTCAGCGGCGCATCGCAGAAAGGGTGTTGCGACGAATCTCATACGGGAGCTTCAGCGGGCTGCCAGAGAGCGCGGCGCTTACGTCATTTTTGTCCAGGCCGATCAAGGAGACATTCCCGCGATACGCCTGTACCAATCCCTGGGCAAGCGTGAGGACGTCCATCATTTTGACATTCCAGTTTGA
- a CDS encoding VOC family protein yields MEYRPKIFVNLPAKDLNRSVAFFTKLGYKFNPQFTDEKATCMIVGEDIFVMLLVEKFFKTFTPKAIADAQRSTETLVALSAKSREEVNRIVETALAAGARRYAEPKDHGFMYQWGFEDLDGHIWEYLWMDPAQVQG; encoded by the coding sequence ATTGAGTATCGCCCAAAAATCTTCGTTAATCTGCCCGCAAAAGACCTTAACCGTTCCGTTGCGTTTTTCACCAAGCTGGGTTACAAGTTCAACCCGCAATTCACGGATGAGAAGGCGACCTGCATGATCGTTGGCGAAGACATCTTTGTCATGCTGCTGGTCGAGAAGTTCTTCAAGACCTTCACGCCCAAAGCGATTGCGGATGCGCAGCGCAGCACTGAGACGCTGGTGGCGCTTTCGGCAAAGTCGCGTGAGGAAGTGAATCGCATCGTCGAGACCGCGCTCGCAGCCGGCGCCCGGCGCTATGCCGAACCCAAAGACCACGGCTTCATGTACCAATGGGGCTTCGAAGATCTCGACGGCCACATTTGGGAATACCTGTGGATGGACCCCGCGCAGGTTCAGGGCTGA
- a CDS encoding DUF2652 domain-containing protein codes for MQPSTHQALLLLADISGFTQFMKSHARAADHAMHVVVELLRAVISAAGPPLKLAEVEGDAAFFYAICPEGGGASAEVAAIKKQVRNFFRSFHHTLDRLCAAYPCVRDARELKLKVIIHAGAVALEHIHGFDKLFGVDVILAHRLLKNSVPAPEYVLLTESAHNWLGDFFQIKPERQIEYCEGIGVVDTVVFFPPAHSARPVTAPVAGCWGSPAKRRPAALNATRPRLDLQRSPWRSGAFMPPRPVSFRPLPVRRRARPAATVWIAQLQTKWRRDDPIPRGSAGRQRLSCGPAP; via the coding sequence ATGCAACCATCAACTCACCAAGCCCTGTTGCTGCTCGCTGATATCAGCGGCTTCACTCAGTTCATGAAGTCACACGCGCGTGCCGCCGACCACGCCATGCACGTGGTGGTCGAACTGCTGCGTGCCGTCATTTCTGCGGCCGGCCCGCCGCTCAAGCTCGCGGAAGTGGAAGGCGATGCCGCCTTCTTCTATGCGATTTGCCCGGAAGGGGGCGGCGCTTCCGCTGAGGTTGCCGCAATCAAAAAGCAGGTGAGAAATTTCTTTCGATCCTTTCATCACACGCTCGACCGGCTTTGTGCCGCCTATCCGTGCGTCCGCGATGCACGGGAATTGAAACTCAAAGTGATCATTCATGCCGGTGCCGTGGCCCTCGAGCACATTCATGGATTTGACAAGCTCTTCGGCGTGGACGTGATCCTGGCGCATCGCCTGCTCAAGAATTCCGTACCTGCGCCGGAATATGTGCTGCTGACCGAATCGGCCCACAACTGGCTGGGCGATTTTTTTCAGATCAAACCGGAGAGGCAGATCGAATATTGTGAAGGCATCGGTGTGGTGGATACTGTCGTCTTCTTTCCGCCGGCGCATTCCGCCCGGCCGGTCACCGCGCCGGTGGCAGGTTGCTGGGGAAGTCCGGCAAAGCGTCGGCCTGCCGCCCTCAACGCGACGCGGCCGCGCCTTGACCTCCAGCGTAGCCCGTGGCGCAGTGGCGCATTCATGCCGCCACGCCCCGTCTCGTTTCGGCCTCTGCCGGTGCGCCGCCGCGCCCGGCCGGCAGCAACGGTGTGGATTGCCCAGCTTCAAACCAAATGGCGACGCGATGATCCGATTCCGCGCGGCAGTGCCGGCCGGCAAAGGCTGAGCTGCGGGCCGGCACCGTAG
- a CDS encoding RNA polymerase sigma factor → MTFTPPSAAFSPETRNASGQPAELNSEDAARKIHAAVDAVYRAESRRVLATLIRVLGDFDLAEDALHDAFRAALEQWPRDGMPANPRAWLVSAGRFKAIDALRRRARFDAVQAELAARLDADNVASVELDEESVADDQLRLIFTCCHPALSPEARLALTLREVCGLTTEEIARAFLTAPATLAQRIVRAKAKIRDAAIPYQVPSRVDLPDRLDTVLHVIYLVFNEGYSASSGESLTRADLSSEAIRLGRLLLELLPEPEVTGLLALMLLHESRRPARTSPQGDLILLEDQDRSLWNREQRAEGLALVERALSSRRFGPYTLQAAIAAVHARAQTAAVTDWAQIVALYDLLLQVQPSPVIELNRAAAVAMRDGPAAGLALIDAILSRGDLAGYHLAHSARAELCRRLGRTAEAQASYERALGLTQLEPERRFLQRRLLALRQAT, encoded by the coding sequence ATGACATTTACTCCGCCCTCAGCCGCCTTTTCTCCGGAAACAAGAAATGCTTCCGGGCAGCCCGCCGAGCTGAACAGTGAGGACGCCGCTCGCAAGATTCATGCAGCCGTAGATGCCGTGTATCGCGCCGAGTCGCGCCGCGTGCTCGCCACCCTCATTCGTGTGCTCGGCGATTTCGACCTCGCTGAGGACGCGCTGCATGACGCCTTTCGCGCCGCGTTGGAGCAATGGCCGCGCGACGGCATGCCTGCCAATCCCCGCGCCTGGCTGGTGTCGGCCGGCCGTTTCAAGGCCATCGACGCGCTGCGCCGCCGCGCCCGCTTTGATGCCGTGCAGGCAGAGCTGGCTGCGCGTCTCGACGCCGACAACGTTGCCTCGGTCGAACTGGATGAGGAAAGCGTTGCAGATGACCAATTGCGGCTGATCTTCACCTGTTGCCATCCGGCCCTGTCTCCGGAAGCGCGCCTCGCGTTGACGCTGCGCGAAGTCTGCGGCCTCACCACTGAAGAAATCGCCCGCGCTTTCCTCACCGCTCCCGCGACGCTGGCGCAGCGCATCGTACGCGCCAAGGCCAAGATCCGCGACGCCGCTATTCCCTATCAAGTGCCGTCACGGGTGGATTTGCCCGACCGCTTGGACACCGTGCTGCATGTGATCTATCTGGTGTTCAATGAAGGCTATTCCGCCTCCTCGGGCGAGTCCTTGACGCGCGCCGATCTTTCCAGCGAAGCGATTCGCCTCGGCCGGCTGCTGCTGGAATTGCTGCCCGAGCCGGAAGTGACGGGCCTGCTCGCCTTGATGCTGCTGCACGAATCGCGGCGGCCGGCGCGCACTTCACCGCAGGGTGATTTGATTCTGCTGGAAGATCAGGATCGCTCACTCTGGAATCGCGAACAGCGCGCCGAGGGTTTGGCGTTGGTGGAACGCGCGCTCTCGTCCCGCCGTTTCGGCCCTTACACGCTGCAGGCCGCAATCGCCGCGGTGCATGCCCGCGCGCAGACGGCTGCGGTCACGGATTGGGCGCAGATTGTCGCGCTTTACGATCTGCTGCTGCAGGTGCAGCCCTCGCCGGTGATCGAATTGAATCGCGCGGCGGCCGTGGCCATGCGTGATGGTCCCGCCGCAGGTTTGGCCTTGATCGACGCCATTCTCAGCCGCGGCGATCTGGCCGGCTACCATCTGGCACACTCGGCGCGCGCCGAGCTATGCCGCCGGCTGGGAAGAACGGCGGAAGCGCAAGCTTCCTATGAGCGTGCACTCGGCCTCACGCAACTGGAGCCGGAGCGCAGGTTCTTGCAGCGCCGGTTGCTGGCACTGCGCCAGGCAACGTGA
- a CDS encoding MFS transporter, with protein sequence MRESPPQPDLVSSSQPAPGRVDPNQRPALLIASLASFLTPFMGSAVNLALPLMAREFAMDAVMLSWVASSFLLSAAMFLVPFGRLADIHGRKRIFTCGVAVFTFASLLTAAAISGAMLIAMRILQGFGSAMIFGTGVAILTSVFPPGERGKALGINSAAVYLGLSLGPFFGGFLTQHLGWRSLFLINLPVGVLLIALVQRLQGEWAEARGEKFDLPGAIIYIAALTAIMLGFSLLPAWPGAVLLVAGLAGLFAFTKWERQTPSPVLRLQLFANTVFAFSNLAALIHYSATFALTFLLSLYLQYVKALPPQSAGFILVAQPVMMTVFSPIAGRLSDRIEPRLVASFGMLLSAAGLFLFTFLQENSTLPFLVAGLLLLGLGFALFSSPNTNAVMSAVDKRFYGIASGTLGTMRLTGQMLSMGIATLIFAIYLGRVQIAPANYPLFMKSMHSAFTIFSLLCLAGTFASLARGKVR encoded by the coding sequence ATGAGAGAATCCCCGCCCCAACCTGATCTCGTGTCATCTTCCCAGCCGGCTCCCGGCCGCGTGGATCCCAACCAACGCCCGGCGTTGCTGATTGCCTCGCTGGCCTCCTTCCTGACGCCGTTCATGGGCTCCGCGGTGAATCTTGCCCTGCCCCTCATGGCCCGCGAATTTGCCATGGACGCCGTGATGTTGAGTTGGGTCGCCTCCTCGTTCCTGTTGTCTGCCGCCATGTTTCTCGTCCCTTTTGGCCGGCTCGCCGACATTCACGGCAGAAAAAGGATCTTCACTTGCGGCGTCGCCGTTTTCACGTTTGCCTCATTGTTGACGGCGGCTGCGATTTCCGGCGCCATGTTGATCGCCATGCGCATCCTGCAGGGATTCGGCAGCGCCATGATCTTCGGCACCGGCGTTGCGATTCTCACTTCCGTTTTTCCTCCCGGCGAGCGCGGCAAGGCTTTGGGGATCAATTCTGCTGCGGTCTATTTGGGATTGTCACTCGGCCCGTTCTTCGGCGGCTTCCTCACCCAGCACCTGGGTTGGCGCAGTCTCTTCCTCATCAATCTGCCCGTGGGCGTGTTGCTGATTGCGCTGGTGCAACGGCTGCAGGGCGAATGGGCCGAAGCCCGTGGTGAGAAATTCGACCTGCCGGGCGCGATCATCTATATCGCCGCGCTCACGGCGATCATGCTGGGGTTTTCTCTGCTGCCGGCATGGCCGGGCGCGGTGCTGCTGGTGGCGGGCCTGGCGGGCCTCTTTGCTTTCACGAAATGGGAGCGGCAGACTCCGAGTCCGGTGCTGCGCCTGCAACTCTTCGCCAACACGGTTTTCGCCTTTTCCAACCTGGCCGCGCTGATCCACTACAGCGCAACGTTCGCATTGACTTTTCTGCTGAGTCTCTATCTGCAATACGTCAAGGCACTGCCACCACAATCTGCGGGTTTCATTCTGGTGGCCCAACCGGTGATGATGACGGTTTTTTCTCCGATCGCCGGCCGGCTCTCCGACCGCATCGAACCGCGGCTGGTCGCCTCCTTCGGCATGCTGTTGTCCGCGGCCGGACTTTTTCTCTTCACGTTTTTGCAGGAGAACAGCACGCTGCCTTTCCTCGTCGCGGGCTTGCTGCTGCTGGGGCTGGGGTTCGCGCTGTTTTCCTCGCCCAATACCAATGCCGTGATGAGCGCGGTGGACAAGCGCTTCTACGGCATCGCCTCCGGAACCCTGGGCACGATGCGGCTCACCGGACAGATGCTCAGCATGGGCATCGCCACGTTGATCTTCGCCATTTACCTCGGCCGCGTGCAAATTGCGCCGGCCAATTATCCTCTCTTCATGAAAAGCATGCACTCTGCCTTCACCATTTTTTCCCTGCTTTGTCTCGCCGGCACGTTTGCCTCCCTGGCGCGGGGAAAGGTGAGGTGA
- a CDS encoding dihydrofolate reductase family protein codes for MRKVIFGINITMDGCCGHEDMIADDELHAYYTDLLRSVDVILFGRKTYQLMESYWPVVAKNQSETKAVNEFAQTIDSLPKIVFSKTLSRVDWKNTKLSRTNIEEEIPKLKQQPGKNIFIDGLSIASHLTRLGLIDEYRIAIHPVVAGKGPRLVETTDLKERLHLQLVESQTFRSGVVTLCYKKHLRS; via the coding sequence ATGAGAAAAGTCATTTTCGGAATCAATATTACCATGGATGGTTGCTGCGGCCATGAAGACATGATCGCGGATGACGAGTTGCATGCGTACTACACCGATTTATTGCGCAGCGTGGATGTCATCCTCTTCGGCCGCAAAACCTATCAACTGATGGAATCCTACTGGCCCGTTGTGGCAAAAAATCAGTCAGAGACAAAGGCGGTCAACGAGTTCGCGCAGACGATTGATTCGCTCCCCAAGATCGTTTTTTCAAAGACACTGAGCCGTGTCGATTGGAAAAACACCAAGCTCTCCCGCACGAACATCGAGGAAGAAATACCGAAGTTGAAGCAGCAACCGGGCAAAAATATCTTCATCGACGGTCTGAGTATCGCTTCGCATCTGACACGGCTCGGCCTGATTGATGAGTATCGCATTGCGATTCACCCGGTTGTGGCGGGTAAGGGACCGCGCCTGGTGGAGACGACCGATCTTAAGGAGCGGCTGCACTTGCAACTGGTCGAATCACAGACATTTCGTTCTGGAGTTGTTACGCTTTGTTACAAAAAACATTTACGAAGTTGA
- a CDS encoding dihydrofolate reductase family protein produces the protein MQKLIAFNHVSLDGYFTDANGDMSWAKADPNDTEWNAFVTENASGGGTLVFGRVTYDMMASFWPTPAAMQMMPAVAERMNNLPKVLFSRTKDKALWNNTKLIKDNIAAETRKLKEAPGDGMVILGSGTIVAQLAQEGLIDEYQVVVNPLILGKGRTMFDGVREKLALKLTKSRTFGNGNVLLCFEPRR, from the coding sequence ATGCAAAAATTGATCGCTTTCAATCATGTGTCGCTGGATGGTTACTTCACCGACGCGAACGGCGACATGAGCTGGGCCAAGGCGGATCCCAATGACACGGAGTGGAATGCCTTTGTCACAGAAAATGCCAGCGGCGGAGGCACGCTCGTGTTCGGCAGAGTCACCTATGATATGATGGCCAGTTTCTGGCCGACGCCGGCAGCCATGCAAATGATGCCGGCTGTTGCCGAACGCATGAACAATCTCCCGAAAGTGTTGTTTTCGAGGACGAAGGACAAGGCCTTGTGGAACAATACAAAACTGATAAAGGACAATATCGCGGCGGAAACCAGAAAACTGAAGGAAGCGCCGGGCGACGGCATGGTGATTTTGGGAAGCGGCACCATCGTCGCGCAATTGGCGCAGGAAGGTTTGATCGATGAATATCAAGTTGTCGTCAACCCTCTCATTCTTGGCAAGGGCAGGACGATGTTCGACGGTGTCAGAGAGAAGCTGGCGCTGAAGCTAACCAAGTCGCGGACTTTCGGCAATGGGAATGTCTTGCTGTGTTTTGAGCCAAGGCGGTGA
- the tsaA gene encoding tRNA (N6-threonylcarbamoyladenosine(37)-N6)-methyltransferase TrmO codes for MPKTVYTIEPIGVIRSELTSRAAAPRQGDEGAPEAWLEIEERMAPGLAGLAAGDELIILTWLHRGQRDVLQVHPRGQRERPLMGVFATRSPDRPNPVGLHRVSVLEVAGRRLRVAPMEAIDGTPVVDIKPALKAFDER; via the coding sequence ATGCCTAAAACCGTTTACACCATCGAACCCATTGGCGTCATCCGTTCCGAATTGACCAGCCGCGCGGCGGCGCCGCGGCAGGGAGATGAAGGCGCGCCCGAGGCGTGGCTTGAGATCGAAGAACGGATGGCGCCAGGACTTGCCGGCCTCGCGGCCGGCGACGAGTTGATCATTCTCACCTGGCTGCACCGCGGCCAACGCGACGTGCTGCAAGTGCATCCGCGCGGCCAGCGCGAACGGCCGCTGATGGGCGTGTTTGCAACGCGGTCCCCGGATCGTCCCAACCCGGTGGGACTGCATCGCGTTTCGGTGTTGGAAGTCGCTGGAAGAAGACTGCGGGTCGCGCCCATGGAAGCAATCGATGGGACACCCGTTGTTGATATCAAACCGGCGCTCAAGGCGTTCGATGAGCGTTGA
- a CDS encoding YciI family protein, producing the protein MKYLCLAYEEESKLNALNKSEWSALRRETLSYVEELQKGGYLIAAEPLQSVRNAATVRVRSGKVSITDGPFAETKETLGGFFLINARDLNEAIQVAAKWPSARLGSIEVRPIEDGLKEDKRYS; encoded by the coding sequence ATGAAGTATTTGTGTCTGGCTTACGAAGAAGAAAGCAAGCTCAATGCCCTGAACAAAAGTGAGTGGAGCGCATTGAGGCGCGAGACGCTTTCGTATGTCGAGGAGTTGCAGAAGGGCGGCTATCTCATTGCCGCAGAACCTCTCCAAAGCGTTCGCAACGCCGCCACCGTGCGCGTGCGCAGCGGCAAAGTCTCCATCACTGACGGTCCGTTCGCCGAAACCAAGGAAACGCTCGGCGGATTTTTTTTGATCAATGCGCGCGACCTGAACGAGGCCATTCAGGTGGCAGCAAAGTGGCCGTCCGCGCGCCTCGGCAGCATCGAAGTGCGGCCAATTGAAGATGGGCTGAAGGAAGACAAACGTTATTCTTGA
- a CDS encoding VOC family protein gives MATVKPRIVPHLWYDKEAREAAAFYCSIFPDSKITNVTTLHDTPTGDCDIVSFKLSGQPFMAISAGPLFKFNESISFIVYCDTQEQIDHYWNKLSAVPEAEQCGWLKDKYGLSWQIAPAGMDEMMRHGSPEQIARVTQAFLQMKKFDLAELQKAYEQA, from the coding sequence ATGGCCACCGTCAAACCAAGAATCGTTCCGCATCTTTGGTACGACAAGGAGGCGAGGGAGGCAGCAGCGTTCTATTGCTCGATCTTCCCTGATTCCAAAATCACGAACGTTACCACACTCCATGACACACCCACGGGCGACTGCGACATCGTCTCGTTCAAGCTTTCCGGCCAGCCATTCATGGCGATCAGCGCCGGACCGCTATTCAAGTTCAACGAGTCGATTTCGTTTATCGTGTATTGTGACACGCAGGAGCAGATCGACCATTATTGGAATAAACTCTCTGCGGTTCCAGAAGCCGAACAGTGCGGCTGGCTCAAAGACAAGTACGGTCTCTCGTGGCAGATCGCGCCGGCCGGCATGGACGAGATGATGCGCCACGGCAGCCCGGAACAGATCGCGCGCGTGACCCAGGCTTTCCTCCAAATGAAGAAGTTCGACCTCGCCGAGTTACAGAAAGCGTATGAGCAGGCATGA
- a CDS encoding YciI family protein, producing the protein MKDICLGYMEQKKWDTMSEGERNAFMDECLTYDDELRRNGHFAGGEALQSAQNAITLRWRNGKVAVTDGPFAETKEQLGGILVLEARDLNHAIQLMSKHPGVKAGPFEIRPAADLTEMVAESARRRSAGK; encoded by the coding sequence ATGAAAGACATCTGCCTCGGTTACATGGAACAGAAAAAGTGGGATACGATGTCCGAGGGCGAGCGCAACGCTTTCATGGACGAATGTCTCACTTATGATGATGAACTGCGCCGGAACGGCCACTTTGCCGGCGGTGAAGCGCTGCAAAGCGCGCAGAATGCCATTACTCTGCGCTGGCGCAACGGCAAGGTCGCAGTCACTGATGGCCCCTTCGCCGAAACCAAGGAACAATTGGGCGGCATCCTGGTGCTCGAAGCGCGCGACTTGAACCACGCCATTCAGTTGATGTCAAAACACCCCGGCGTGAAGGCGGGGCCTTTTGAGATTCGCCCGGCCGCGGACTTGACTGAGATGGTGGCAGAAAGCGCGCGGCGGCGTTCTGCGGGGAAGTAA
- a CDS encoding DoxX family protein, whose amino-acid sequence MSARIQATPVSRKNLWAGRIISALAILFLLFDSSGKLLKLAPVVEGTVQLGYPESAILGIGIVELVCLALYVIPRTSIFGAVLLTGFLGGAVATHVRLGNPLFSHVLFPVYIGALVWGGLFLLDGRLRTLVPLRS is encoded by the coding sequence ATGTCAGCACGCATTCAAGCCACTCCTGTTTCAAGGAAAAATCTCTGGGCCGGACGAATCATCAGCGCACTGGCGATTCTGTTCTTGCTCTTCGACAGCTCCGGGAAGTTGCTGAAGCTGGCGCCAGTCGTGGAGGGAACCGTTCAGCTCGGCTATCCCGAAAGCGCCATTCTCGGCATCGGGATCGTCGAGCTTGTGTGTCTTGCTCTCTATGTGATTCCGCGCACGTCGATATTCGGCGCGGTTCTGTTGACCGGGTTTCTTGGCGGCGCCGTCGCGACGCATGTGCGCCTCGGCAATCCGCTTTTCAGTCACGTCTTGTTTCCGGTCTATATCGGCGCACTTGTCTGGGGAGGGCTTTTCTTGCTCGATGGGCGGTTGCGGACACTTGTTCCGCTGCGGAGTTAG
- a CDS encoding YciI family protein encodes MKYMLLIYYDEKTLSETERQECFGASTELAHELHAQGQYLGANPLYPTTASTSVRVRQGRRLVTDGPFAETREQLGGYFLIEAKDLDEAIGIAGRIPMVHTGTVEIRPVVELPGLP; translated from the coding sequence ATGAAATATATGCTGCTGATCTACTACGACGAAAAGACCCTGAGCGAAACCGAGCGGCAGGAATGCTTCGGTGCATCTACCGAGTTGGCGCATGAACTGCATGCGCAGGGACAGTATCTCGGCGCCAACCCGTTGTATCCGACCACGGCCTCGACCAGCGTGCGCGTCCGCCAGGGCAGGCGTTTGGTGACCGACGGCCCATTTGCCGAAACGCGCGAGCAGCTCGGCGGCTATTTCCTGATCGAGGCAAAGGATCTCGACGAGGCCATCGGTATTGCCGGCCGCATTCCCATGGTGCATACTGGCACGGTCGAGATCCGGCCGGTAGTTGAGCTGCCGGGATTGCCCTGA